The genomic segment GTGCCTAAAATAATTAGATTCAAACTAATTAGTGGCATAAAAGGACAAATACGTAGAGAGGGATTCATCAAAATTTCAACTAGcagtggggaaaaaaacaaagcagaATGTACTTCTAATAATTTCTAAGCTTCTAGGTCAGGGGTGGGAAATATTTGGCTCTTCAAAACATCATGGAACAGCAACTTTCAACAAGCTGACATAGCACAGCAATAATGAGGCATGTTCAAAAGTGGAGCTCAATAACCTCTGGAGGACTGCATGATTTCCACCTTCTGTTCTAGGTAATGCAGTGAAATACACACaagattaaaattaatttctAATATTTCCATGCGTTACTATCTTTTGAATTGATCTCATATCATTACACATTGAGTAAGAGACTATAGAAGGAAACAAATTCAGGGTATTGGAAACCATATTTTCCTTGATCCAATATATGATCCAAAATGCTAACAGGAAAATAGATCCCACACAGAATAATAGCAGTGTGAAACTTCTCCATTATCAAAACAAGCAAATGAGGCTTCActggtattttatatttttatataagccTTTGTGGTTCAGAACTCACTGCCCATGAAAATGGAAGGAGAAATAACTTCATTAAGGACTCATGCTTTAGGACTCCTTCCACTTGCATTTTTATAAAAATGAAACAGATTGGCACAATTATCTCTTTGTATAGAATAGCAATTATCTTTAATTTTGGTTCTGGTCCTCTACTGCCATATTGCAACtctctagcacaggcatgggcaaacttgggccctccaggtgttttggacttcaattcctatcggctgttaggaattgtgtgagttggagggccagagtttgcccatgcctgcatctcCAGCCCTTTAAACAGGGATCCAcactttcccaaaatcaaatataTATCACTTGTTTTCCATCGCTCTCTTTAATAACTGACTTATAAAAGCAACTGGAGggcctggagggccagagtttgcccatgcctgcatctcCAGCCCTTTAAACAGGGATCCAcactttcccaaaatcaaatataTATCACTTGTTTTCCATCTCTCTCTTTAATAACTGACTTATAAAAGCAACTAGCAAAGGCCTTATTCAGTAAACATCAATTTTTTACCTTTGTCACTGGAGTAAGACGGATGGACATTGTTATTTGCAACAGAAACATTCTGATGCTGGGCTTGGTTTGCCGTCTCTAAAATGGACACCAGGTTCTCATGATGCGACAGCTCTTCGCCAACAGGGAAGGAAACAATATTCCAGCTCAGCTGAGTGTCGCCTTCTGTGAGTGCCCGAAAAAGAGAAGGGATGGGTTCGTGAAGCTCCTCCACGGTACTCTTGGAAGTAGGAGGGGTATCACTGTAATTGCGTGGATTGCAcatacctagaaatataaagcaaaaggaaatgaaaagctGTCAAAATTATgccgcattttttaaaaaaaaaagtattatgaATTCAATAGCCTTATTGCGTCTTCTTTAACATGTAAGGAAATACATTTTTAGGAAGTCTGAAAGAGTGCCTCCTTTTTATATACATACTTACCAGGGATTGTAAAGTGGTACTGTATGTCCCATTATCTATAGCCATAATCCGTGTGGAAAGAGgggagaaggctttcattgctgtaCCACCCTAGATGTGGAATGTCTCTCCCTTAAAGGCATAGCTGCCTGGTACTACCAACTAACATTGTCTGTATTTGAACACCAGGTTGAACTCTGCTGATAATGTATGAAATCTGAGATCCTGATGTCAAGATCAGGTCTTGGCTTTTGATCTGTCAATTTTCAGGTTTTGTCTTGTTTGAAGTTTTCTCTTATTTAAGCAGTTAAGTGTTCCTGCAGAAGGAGAACAGAATCCATGGACCCAAGAGAACAGCAGAGTTTATATGCTGGTAAATTCAGGAGTCTTCTCCTTGAACCCATATGTCAATAAGAACTTTTAGCTACAGGATAATTAAATAAAGACGGGAAGACTTGAGATCTCATCTCTTTAATTATGTAGGTGCAGGCAAGTGGATATAGCCTAGAGTCCCCATCTACCTGCATGGATTGCAGCTTGTGTGGAACTACCTTTCTGATATCTAGCATCCTTCCTCAGGCTTTTCACCAAGGTCTGAGGAAAGATAACCTCAGGATGGGCTCTTCAGATTGGGAGTCAAGTATTGGAGTTGCAATGCAGTgaaacaattatttcttttaGTTAGGGAATACAGAAGGCCAACACCAAATAATTATATCAGGCAGGTAGGAAACTAAAAATAGGTTGGTTCTGTACTAGGGAGTGGTCATCAGACTTTATTTGCATATTCCTGCTTGTCAAAACCAGTAGGAGGAGCAATCCCAGGATATCCTACTTCCCAGCAAGCTGgaaaaaaacatattaatattatatatcctATATAATCACGAAAAGACcattttcctaatgtttattCAACCAGTGCTGGCAGCAAGAAACACTAGGACGACAACAGAATGTTAGCCTGCCCCCTTGACAAAAACCAAAGAGAAAGGCAAGGAACTAATCTCAAATACCTGTGTTTATAAAATGGGTGTACCTGcaaatggaaaagaaataatATGGCATGTTAATGTATGCAAACACTATTTCATCATAGCTCAAGACTATGATTTTGTCAGTTTAAGCAATGAGTTCAGTCATTTGCCAGAATTACAGCTGAACATCATAACATCTGAGGAAAGAATTAAACCCACATTACATGTTCGCACAAGAGAAATGCCACTTATTTGTTCACACAGATAAAATACAGAAATCATGTCCATATGCTTTGCAGCTCTATTTCATTTATCACTTTGCTTGATTTCTCCGTGTTAATAAGGAAATTTGTATTACTTCACCTGAACTTTACTTGTGGTCTGATAAATTTCCTCCCTCTATTTAACTTAAACACTAAACAAGTATCATAActcttttattgtaagccactcaCTATATAATCATTTAAATTGCCATTTAAAagtttgttgttgtgtatcttttagttgtttctgacttacagctACTAGGgaatcctatcatggggttttcttggtgagatttgttcagaagagatttgctatTGCTGTaagtatttacatatttataaaaGCAGAGGAAGTGATTGTACTTTCTTTAGTATACACAACACGTCCCAGTCCAAACAAAACATCTGTCCagttgaagcttttttttttgtccAGTCCCGGCtttgaaaaaagaaacattttaagaATGAGCTACGAGTTGCTgtgcaatattttaattatttttgtgattttaatggtttatgtgattgttaattatttgtttttaacagCTCTGTTTAATTTGATATTAATGACTATATACTGTAGGTTTTAATTTGTGATATTGTTTTTAGTATTGTAAGCCAATTAGAGCCTCATTTAAAAGATGAAAGTGGGATAACAATACCACTATAGTAATAATAGTTCTTATACTCTTCTGTATAATAAGGCAGAGATTTTCTGAAACTGATTTAAATATGAAAGGTTGCTGCACATGTCACCCCATCCATATGAGTTGTCAGCCGTGTGTTAATTTTCTGTCAATTCTACTCTGCCATCAAAATTCAATATGAAATTGACTAGTACCTAACCTTCTACTGGTGGGGCTGATCTGAACCTTAAAAGTCATTGCTATTTCATGCAGGTGTGGAAAGGTaggcaataaaaataaagcaatgaACTTACCAACACAGTCACAGCACTCATCCCAAAGAGTGCCCAGGCAAAGCATGCACTCCTTACAGCAAGAGCAATTTCCTTCACCTGGTCGGCACTGACACAGCTCCTGCAAAACACACCATATCTCATTGGGTCTACACGCAAAATATCCCCATAAATTCACTGTCCTTCCTAACATGCTCCGATTacaaatcataaataaaaaatgtGTGTCTTGTACAGGAGATGCCCAATAGAAAATAAGCAATGACCAGTGCTTACGTCAGTATCACATTTCAAACAAAATGAAAAGTTAATGAATTGATTTTGCACTTAGAAAATAAACCTGGTCTgatttacaaattcaacttaacagcaaacctacagaatctgtttgtaactcaggggctgaaccgcccccccccccatgtgtgtgtgcgtgtgcgtgtgtgtgcacgCATATATGTGTAaagtttatatgtatatacatatacacatacatacaaactctAAAGACATGAATGATGAGGACCATTTTCcttgtaagtttttttttataatggTAGCTTTTCAATCATTGGTGAGAAATCTTCACAAGTATCACACAATATTACAGCACACTGGGACTTGTTAcgacatgaaaatgaaaatgatgaGATGTTCTTAGAAAATGAAGTCTGGGATGAAACTAGATCAACCATCTTGGTTCCAATTATGCAGATTAAACATTACATACGCAACTGAATATGATGGAGTTGACTGAgaacagtttgaaaaaaatggtgTTAGAAATGAAAAGCCTTCAGGGTTTGTTGAGAAAGTTGTACTGCTTGTTACTGGACCAGATTTAATAAAATGAGACTATTATGAAACATGTTGGGAGACATTGATAGTATCAGAAATAAGCAAAGTAGAATGAGAACTAGTATTTGACAGAAGGATGGCAAATAAAATATGTGTCAATTTAAATGAAAATTACTACAAGTTAATTTACTGTCGGTATCTGACACCACTAAGTATTAATAAAATGTATGGAAAATATTATTGTGCATGCTTTTGAAGTCTGGGATGAAATCAGAAGATAGGCTGTATCCAATATACGGGTTTTCAGGAAAGACTTTTCTTCAAAATGGCATATACTgcaagattattttattttattcataagCAATCCTATTAAGACTTTCCCACTCACATACATCTATGATATTTAATTGGCTGGTAACAATCACATTGATTGTCACATGGAAAAATATAATCTAGTTTCATATAAAATATGGAAAATCTAGAAAAAGAATTATTGAAAATCAGTAAGACATACAGAGGAATGGAATTCAACAAAATCCCAAATACCAGAATAGCGAAAAGTCCTTATGTGCAAATTAATATGCATATTGTGTATTATACCtttattattttgcaaaatagTTACGTAGCTTAATTTGATTTGCTGCTCTACTACATACCCA from the Anolis carolinensis isolate JA03-04 chromosome 5, rAnoCar3.1.pri, whole genome shotgun sequence genome contains:
- the twsg1 gene encoding twisted gastrulation protein homolog 1; amino-acid sequence: MKLLYFGVPVIIGLLFFVWVPSSMGCNKALCASDVSKCLIQELCQCRPGEGNCSCCKECMLCLGTLWDECCDCVGMCNPRNYSDTPPTSKSTVEELHEPIPSLFRALTEGDTQLSWNIVSFPVGEELSHHENLVSILETANQAQHQNVSVANNNVHPSYSSDKERMCTVVYFDDCMSIHQCKISCESMGASKYRWFHNACCECIGPECIDYGSKTVRCMNCMF